The following are encoded together in the Jaculus jaculus isolate mJacJac1 chromosome 3, mJacJac1.mat.Y.cur, whole genome shotgun sequence genome:
- the LOC101599999 gene encoding olfactory receptor 51G2, with product MTPGSLANGSMSSTFLLSGIPGLEHVHIWISLPLCFMYLISILGNCMILFIIKTEPSLHEPMYLFLSMLALTDLGLSLCTLPTVLGIFWTGARGIGHDACFAQLFFIHCLSFLESSVLLSMAFDRFVAICRPLHYASILTNTVIGRIGLASVGRSVALIFPLPFMLKRFPYCGSPVLSHSYCLHQEVMKLACADIKANSIYGMFVIVSTVGVDSLLILFSYALILRTVLSIASRAERLKALNTCVSHICAVLLFYTPMIGLSVIHRFGKQAPHLVQVIMGFVYLLFPPVMNPIVYSVKTKQIRDRVTHAFCN from the coding sequence ATGACACCAGGATCCCTGGCAAATGGAAGCATGTCCTCTACCTTCCTGCTGAGtggcattcctgggctggagcacGTGCACATCTGGATCTCCCTCCCACTGTGCTTCATGTACCTGATTTCCATACTGGGCAACTGCATGATCCTTTTCATCATTAAGACAGAGCCCTCGCTTCATGAGCCCATGTACCTCTTCCTGTCCATGCTGGCTCTGACCGACCTGGGCCTGTCTCTTTGCACCCTCCCTACAGTGCTGGGCATCTTCTGGACGGGAGCTCGAGGTATTGGTCATGATGCATGCTTTGCCCAGCTCTTTTTCATCCACTGTTTGTCCTTCCTGGAGTCCTCTGTGCTCCTGTCTATGGCCTTTGACCGCTTCGTGGCCATTTGTCGCCCCTTGCACTACGCCTCCATTCTCACCAACACGGTCATTGGCAGAATAGGCCTGGCTTCTGTGGGCCGTAGTGTAGCACTCATCTTCCCACTGCCTTTTATGCTCAAGAGATTCCCCTACTGTGGCTCCCCGGTCCTCTCTCATTCCTATTGTCTCCACCAAGAAGTGATGAAACTGGCTTGTGCCGACATCAAGGCCAACAGCATCTACGGCATGTTTGTCATTGTTTCCACCGTCGGGGTCGACTCGCTGCTCATCCTCTTCTCCTACGCCCTCATCCTGCGCACCGTGCTATCCATCGCTTCCAGGGCGGAGAGGCTCAAAGCCCTCAACACGTGCGTTTCCCACATCTGTGCTGTGCTCCTCTTTTACACCCCCATGATCGGCTTGTCTGTCATCCACCGCTTTGGAAAGCAGGCACCACATCTTGTGCAAGTGATCATGGGCTTTGTGTACCTTCTGTTCCCTCCTGTAATGAACCCTATAGTTTACAGTGTGAAGACCAAACAGATCCGGGATCGGGTGACCCATGCCTTTTGTAACTAG